Below is a genomic region from Paraburkholderia phenazinium.
CGAAGAAGCTCGCCAAGCCGGTACTCGAAGTGCATACCGACACGCTCGTGGGCACGCTCGACTACGGTCCTGTGCGCATTGCCACCGGCACGATGGGCTACAAGCATCGCCAGCTCGATCTCGTGCAGCAGAAGAAACGCCTCGAAGCGCCAAACTTCCTGCTGAAGGTCATGCCGCACGTCGACGGTACGCCGCGTATCTGCGAACTGGTGCGCTACTACCTGCAGGATATCGACCTCAAGGGCGCATGGACCGGGCCGGCTGCGCTGCAGTTGTCGCCGCACGCGCTCGCGCCGGTTGCGGAATTGCCGGTGCTGGAGATCGTCGAAGCGCGCCATTTGCTGGCGGATCTGACGCTGGGTCTCGGCGAAGTGGCGTTCGACTATCTGAAGTAGGCGCAGTCGCCGGCTGGCGGATGGTGGTGCATCAGAGGCAACGGCCGCGAATGCGGCCGTTGTGATTTTGCATCGCAACCGGTCACGAGGGCGGACCGGCCGCGAGGGCGGGATTGTACAAGGTGTGGGGAATGCGGCGATGGGCCCATCGCCGCTACGTGAAGTACGGCGAATTGTTCAGGCAAGCGCCGCGAGCGTCGCCCCGGTCGTCTCGATCACCAGCAATCCGGCGCGCAAACCCGGCTTCACGGTGGGATTCGGAAACACGATGCGCTCTTCGGCATGACGCACCACATAACGATAATCGCCATCGCGCGCGAGCAGCGTGCCCTGCTCGAATGGCGTGAAGTTCGGCACATCTGCTGCGACCAGCAATTCGAACGCATCGCTTTGCTTCGTGATCTGATCGATCACCGTGAACACGCGCGGCAAAGGTTCGCTTGCGTTGTCTTCAACGCCAGCCAGCAGATCACGCAGTGCCCTATCCGCGCCGGCGAACCGCGCGAGGTCGTTCTGGCCGAACGGCCGCACCTTGCCGAGTTCCAGCGTGCACGCTTCAGCACCACACACTTGCGCAGTGAAATGCGAATACGTGTTGCCCTTCGTCGTGTGGAGCAGCACCGCCGAAATGGATGCATCGCGCAACCATTCGAACATCGCCCGCGAGAGCGGCGCACCGGTGTGCGGCAGCAGCGCAAACTGCTCGAAGACCGACGCGCGAATCGCCGTATGCATGTCGACGTGCCAGCGGGCGCCTGGTGCATCGGAGGCATCTGCAAAGAATTGTGTCGCTGCGCGTTCCAGTGCAATCGCACGCGGCGCCTCGCGACTATTCGGCACCTGAGAATGCCGACCGCTGAAGAGCCGATTCAGGTCGTCGTCAATATAACGGCAGCCGGCGCGCATCGCGGCGACGTTGCCCAGTATCACCAGCAGACGGCACGTCAGCGCGGTCCGCCCTTCGGCGATATCGCGCACCACCCCCGACAGCAGTTCGATCGGTGCAGTCTCGTCGCCGTGCACACCGGCCGAGGCCAGCACGCTTCGCTTGCCCGAAGCCTCCGCAGGTTCGAATTGCAGGATGCCTTCGTCAAGCCACGTCCAGCGCACGCCATTTGCGCACACGCCCTTGGCTTCACCCGCTGACGGCTGCGTGCCCGCTAACGTGTAGGCAAGAAAATCACTCAACAGCGCATTGCGCGGGTCGTGTGTCATGCCGTGCTCAGCGCTGGAAGTCATACAACGAACCCAGCCCGAGAATCTGCGTCAACTCATCCAGCGCCGTGCGCGATTCGAGCAGCAGGCTCGGATCGGTCAGATCGGCCGGCGCGAGGCGGTCGCGATAGTGCTTTTCGATCCACGCATCGAGCCGGCCAAACAGCGTGTCGGTGATCCACACGCCGGGCGTAACCGCCGCGCGTTCAGCCTCGCTCAACACCACCCGCAAACGCAGGCAAGCCGGGCCGCCGCCGTTCTTCATACTCTCGCGCAGGTCGAACACCAGCACGTCGTCGATCGGGCCGCCGTGCGAAGTCAAGCCATCCAGATATTCCGCCACCCGTGGGTTTTCGCGGCATTCCTGCGGCACGACCAGCACCTGCTTGCCGTCGGGGCGCGTGAGCAACTGGCTGTTGAACAGATACGACGTCACGGCATCGCTCACACCCACCCGCGCGTCCGGGACCTCTATCACGTCGAACTTCGCATTGAGCTTGCCAAGCTTCGCTCTCAGCTCGTCGTACACCGCTTGCTGCTCGACGAACGCCAGTTCGTGACAGAACAGCGTGTTGCGATTGCCGACCGCAATCACGTCGTTGTGAAACACGCCAGCATCGATCACGTCGGGATTCTGCTGCGCATAGACAGTCGCCGCTTCCGCAAGCCCATGACGCTGCGCTACCGCTCGGCTCGCCTCGAAGGTTTGACGCGCCGGATAGCGCTTCGGCTCCGGTCCACGCCGATATTCGCTCCGACCGTAGACAAAGAATTCGACACCACGTGTGCCATATTCCGCACAAAAGCGCGTGTGATTCGCCGCGCCTTCATCGCCGAGTGCCGGCGTGCCAGGCAGCGCTTCATGCACTTCGAACCGGTCGCGCTCCGCGAAGATCGCGCGCAGTGTGCGGCGCGTCGATTCATGTTCGATCGCACGATGCAGTTTGCTACACAGATTGGCCGGCGTGAAATGGACGCGGCCGTCTTCGGTATCCGCAGATGGGCTCACCGTCGCCGCGTTTGCGGTCCACATCGCCGATGCCGAACTCGCCGCAGCCAGCAACTCGGGCGCATCTTTCGCGACACGCGCAATCACCGTCGCGTCGTCGCCGGAAAAGCCGAGTTCGCGCAACAGGCGCATCGACGGCCGCTCTTGCGGCGGCAGCACGCCTTGATGGAAACCGAGTTCAGCAAGCTGCTTCATCTTGCGCAGGCCCTGCTTCGCAGCAGCCTTCGGATTGGCGACGGACTTCTCGTTGTTCTGCGACGCGACATTGCCGAACGACAACCCGGCGTAGTTGTGCGTCGGGCCGACGAGGCCGTCGAAATTGGCTTCAGTGGCTTGCATCGTCGATCCTCAGAAATGAAGGCCCGGCGACACGCTCGCGGGCATTTGCAGTTGCGCGCTTTCGACGGAGGCCATCGGATAGGCGCAGTAGTCGGCAGCGTAATACGCGCTCGGACGGTTGTTGCCCGAGCGTCCCGTGCCGCCGAACGGCGCCGCGGACGACGCACCATTGGTCGGCCGGTTCCAGTTGACGATACCGGCGCGGATCGTGCGCTGGAAGTGCGTCCACAGGGTTTCGTCGTCGGCAAGAAGGCCTGCGGACAAGCCGAAGGCCGTATCGTTGGCGCGCTCGATCGCGTCATTGAAATTCGCATAGCGAATGATTTGCGCAAGCGGGCCGAAGTGCTCTTCGTCGGGCAGGTCGTGCACGTTCGTCACATCGAGAATGGCCGGTGTGACGAAGCCGAGTTGCGGGTCGCGTTGCTCCATCGTCAACAGGGACCGGGCACCGGCTTCGAGCAGATGCGCCTGCGCGCCGACGAGGCGTGCGGCCGCCCGCGCCGAGATTACCGCGCCCATGAACGGCTGCGGCTCGGCGTTGTATTCGCCCACTGTGATACGTGAAGTCACATCGGCAAGACGCTCGATAAAGCGGTCGCCGAAGCTGTCATTCGGCACGAGGATACGACGTGCGCAAGTGCAGCGCTGCCCTGCCGACAGGAAAGCGGATTGAATCGTGTGATGCACTGCTGCGTCGATATCCTCAACCGGTCCGATCACGAGCGGATTGTTGCCGCCCATCTCCAGCGCCAGCACGATTTCCGGACGGCCGCCGAACTGCTTGTGCAGCAACGTACCCGTGTCCGAGCTGCCGGTGAAGAACAGCCCGTCGATCTGCCGGTGATTCGCCAGCGCGATACCGGTATCTTTCTCGCCCTGCACGAGGTTCAGCACGCCCGCCGGCAAGCCGGCGTCGCGCCACACTTCCACAGTCGCACGGGCGACACCCGGCGCGAGTTCGGACGGCTTGAACACCACCGCGTTACCAGCGATCAGCGCCGGCACGATATGCCCATTCGGCAAGTGACCCGGGAAGTTATACGGCCCGAACACTGCCACCACACCATGCGGACGATGCCGCAGCACAGCAGTGCCGTCTGCCATCGCTGTGCGCTTTTCGCCGGTACGTTCGTTGTACGCCTGAATCGAAATCTCGACCTTGGCCGCCATCGACGCCACTTCGGTGCGCGCTTCCCACAGCGGCTTGCCCGTCTCACGGCCAATCGCTTCGGCCAGCGCTTCCTTGCGCTCGGTCAGCAGCGCAGCGAAACGGCGCACAATGCCGCAGCGATCTTCAAGACTCAACGTCGACCACGTTGCAAACGCATCGCGCGCGCTGCGCACTGCAAGGTCCACGTCTTCAGCAGATGCGCTGTGGCCTTCCCACACCGTCGCACCCGTGCCGGGGTTGCGCGAGGTGAATACGTGTCCTGTGCCGGCGGCCCATTCGCCGTCGATGAAAAGCTCAGTCATGATCATCCCTGTTTATGTTTCAGCGGCAGCACCCGTACCGGGTCGCCCGCCTTCACGTCGAGCGCCGCGGCTTCGTCGGCGGCAAGACGGAACACGCCGTCCTTCGGCACGCCTGCCGCAACGCCGACGCGGAAATCGCCGAGCGAAGTATTCGACACCAGCGACCTCGGCCCATCCTGCGGCTCGGGCGTTGCCCCCAGCGCGAAGATCTCGACCGGCACCACCACACTCTCGCGGACCGTTCGCAAGTCGGCGATATGGCATTCGAGCACCGGACCCGCATCGAAAATATCGACGTGATTCTCGTAACGCAGCCCTTCGGATTCGAGCATCCTGCGCGCGGGAATCGTGTCGTTATGCGTCAGGCCGACGCAGTCCTGCGCCTCCTGCGGCAACAGTTCGACGTACACCGGATAGCGCGGCATCAGCTCGGCGAGAAATGCCTTGCGGCCATGCGAGCTCAGATAGTCCGCGGCGTTGAAATCGATCTGGTAGAAATGCGAGCCCACCGCGCGCCAGAATGGCGAGGTGCCGTTCGCATCGAAATGGCCGCGCAATTCAGCGCACAGACGCTGTGGAAAGCGCTCGCGGAACTGTGCGAGAAACATGAAGCGCGAGCGCGACAGCAAGCCACCCACGCCGCTCGTGCGGTAACGTGGGCTCAGGAACAACGAGCAGACTTCCGCGTAGCCGGTCAGGTCGTGCGAAATGTTGAGCGCATGCATGCGTGTCCAGATACCCAGATCCTGGCTCGCATGCACCACCGTGCTCACACGATAGTTGTAAAACGGTTGCTCCAGGCCGACCGAACTTTCGATGCCGCATACGCCAGCCACGTCGCCGGTGGCGGTGTCTTCCATCACGAAGAAGTAGCCGGCTTCATGCGGCGCAGCCTTGTCTTCCATCGTGCGGCGCGAACGCGCCACGCGCGCTTCGAGTGCATCGCGGTCAGGCTTGAACGTGGTGAGACCGGGGCCAGTCTCCTGAGCGAGCGCGACGAGCGCGTCCACATCGCCCGTCTGCACGACGCGAACGACGATCATTCTGCTTCTCCCGAAAGTTCGTAGGGATGCTCTTCGGCCGGCTGATGCAGCGCCACGCAGCGCACCGGGTCGCCGTTCTGCACGCCAAGCGCGTCGCGCACCGCTAGCGGCAGCGGCGCGCCCATTGCCTTCTCGTCAGGTAAAGCGGCCAGCACGCAGCGGAAGTCGTCCGCGCGGTTGCTGGCGATCAGCCACGTGGTGCCACGCTCGCCGGCTGCCGCTTCGCGTACTGTCCTCATTTCATTGCGCCTGACACAGGCGCTGCGATCGATCTGAGCCGTCAACACCGGACCCGCGTCGAAGATATCCACGAAGCGATCCGTTTCGAAGCCTTCCTCGAGGTGAATCTCATACGCGAGCAGCGCTTTTTCGTCCGGCTCGCCCAGCACACGCTGCGCCGATTCCGGCAACAGCGGCACATACACCGGATAACTCGGCATCACTTCGGCGATAAAGGTGCGGCTACGGCCACCCGATTCGATTTCGATGTCCGCGAAATTGCGGCCGAAAAATTTGCGCCCCACCGCTTCCCAGAATGGCGACACGCCGTCGTCATCCGTCACGCCCAGCAGCAGCGAAAACACTTCGGAGGTGAAGCGCTTTCGATTGGCGGCGATATACATCATCCGCGAGCGCGACATCAGATGCGCGGCGGCGTCGCCACGCAGCGACGGGTCGATATAGAAGCCCGCCAGCCGGCTCTTGCCGGTGAGCTCATGCGACATCGTCAGCGCGTGAATCTTGCGATTCACATGCAGTTCACGCGACGCGTGAATCAACGCGTCATTGCGAAACGCATAGAACGGCTCCGAGTAACCGGCGGCGGCAACGATGCTCGCCGTGCCCAACAGCTTGCCGGTCTCGCTGTCTTCGAGCACGAACAGGTAAAACTCCTCGCCCGGAAAATCGACTTCCGCACGAAACGAGTCTTCGGACAGCGCGACGCGTGCTTCGAGCGCACGGCGGTCATGCGGCAGCGAGTGCAGCACGGGTTGAGCCGTGCGCGCCATATGTTCGAGCGCATCGAGATCGGCGAGGCGGCCGGGGCGTACGAAGAGCATCGTCGTTCCGTTGGTTGAGTGTGACGCCAGATTAACGGGCCGGCGCTTCAGCTGTCGCGCCGATCACTGCTTCTATTGCCTTTGCCAGACGCGCAAAACCTTCGCTCATGTCGTCGAGCGGCACGATCAGCGACGGCGCGAAACGCAGAACATCGGGACCCGCCATCAGCATGATCACGCCGTGCTGGCCCGCTGCCGTCACGAAGTCTTTGGCGCGGCCCTTGAAGGCATCGTTCAGTTCCGCGCCAATCAGCAATCCTTTGCCGCGCACTTCCTTGAAAATGCCGAAGCGTTCGTCGAGCTCCGCCAGATGCCCCTTGAGCGTCTCGCTGCGCGAACGCACGCCTTCGAGCAGCTTCGGATCGCTGATCAGTTCGACCACCTTGTCCGCAATCGCCGCACCGAGCGGATTGCCGCCATACGTCGTGCCATGCACACCCACCTTGAAATGTGCGGCGAGTTCGTTGGTCGTCAGCATCGCGCCAATCGGGAAGCCGTTACCGAGCGACTTCGCCGTGGTCAGGATGTCCGGGGTCACGCCGGTGTCCTCGTACGCGTAGAAAGTGCCACTGCGGCCCACACCCGTTTGTACCTCGTCAAAAATCAGCAGTGCGCCATACTGATCGCACGCCTCGCGCAACGCTTTCAGAAACGCCGGATCCGCCGGAATCACGCCGCCTTCGCCCTGGATCGGCTCGACGATCACCGCACAGGTTTTTGCGCCGATCGCCTCGCGTGCGGCTTCGATATCGTTGTACGGCAGATGACGGATACCTTGCGGCACCGGTCCAAAGCCTTCCGAATACTTCGGCTGACCGCCGACGCTCACGGTAAAAAACGTGCGGCCATGGAACGACTGCGTGAACGAGATGATTTCGTCCTTCTCGATACCGTGACGGTCGAAAGCGACGCGACGCGCCAGCTTCAGCGCCGCTTCGTTCGCTTCGGCGCCGGAATTGGCGAAGAACGCGCGGTCGGCGAACGTCAGCGCTTCGAGACGTTTGGCGAGACGCAACACCGGTTCGTTCGTGTAACCGTTACCAATGTGCCAAAGCTTGCCGCCCTGCTCGCTCAGCACCTTCAGCAGTTCTGGATGCGCGTGGCCAAGCGCGGTGACGGCGATGCCGCCCGCGAAGTCGATATAGTCGCGGCCCTGCGTATCCCAGACGCGCGACCCGAGACCGCGGTCCGGCACGAAGGCGGCGGGAGAGAACACCGGCACCATCACTTCGTCGAAAGTCTGGCGTGTCACAGTCTGGTCGTTCATGGCAAATCCTCGTTACAGGTAGCGGGTAATAGCTTCAGTGTAGATAACCGCGTGTGAAACGTCTTGCTCATACGCGACGCGTTCTGTCGGGCTTGTTGCCGTCGCATGCCACATGGGTTGGCTGGCATGGCCCATGACTAACGCGCCGTATCATCAGGACGTTCGATCAACGCGGCTGGCCGCGGTTCGCTCGTTGCCGTGCCGGTCGCACTCGTCTGCTTTTCGATCCAGTTGCGACGGTCCTCGCGCGGCGTCACGCCGAAACGCTCGCGATACGCATTCGAAAAGTGCGCCGCCGACGAAAACCCGCACGCGAGACTGATCTGCACGACGGATTTGCTGGTGCGCTGCAACTGCGTACGCGCTTTCGACAGACGCAGCCCAAGGTAGTACTTGGACGGCATCGAGCCGAGGTATTGGCGAAACAGCCGCTCCAGTTGCCGCCGCGACACGCCGACGAGGCCCGCGATTTCGTCGCTTGTTAGCGGATCTTCGATATTCGCTTCCATCAGCAGCAGGGCATCGTTCAGACGCGGATGGCGTTCGCCCGGTGCCGTCACGTAGGGAATGCGTTGCCGCTCTTCACCGGCGCGCAACACGCCGACGCCGAGGGTATCGGCGATGCGGTCAGCGAGTTCGGGACCATGGTCACGCGCGATCATCGCCAGCATGAAATCCACGGTTGCCTGGCCGCCCGCACAGGTGGCGCGGTCGCGGTCGATTTCGAAGATCTGCTGGGTGACGATCGAGCGTTCGAACTGCTCGGAGAACTGCTGATAGGTTTCCCAGTTGACGCTCACGCGATAACCGGACAACTGCCCCGCCATGGCAAGCCACCACACGCCATGATGGATGCCGGTGACGAGCGGCGTGCGCTGCCCGACCCGCGAGAGACTGGCAAGGAACAGACGGTAATCGGCGAACTGCTGAAACCGTTCGCTGACGAGGATCAGCCAGTCGCAGGAGATGGCATCGCCAAAGGCTGCATCAGCCGGCCATTGCGCGCCGCCCGCGAGCGGCACAGGACGGCCGTCCCACGAACACACCTGCCAGCGGTATAACGCGCGGCCATCGATCTCATTGGCGAGATTGAGCGCATCGACAATCGGCCCGACGCCCGACATCGACACCGGTGGCAATGCAACGATCGCCACCTGCGTGGTGCGGGTCGGACTGGACGGTCGAGCCATCGGCAAAGTAATGTATGACGCGCGGTGGGCGTTACTTCAGACTGCCGGAGAGGAACTGCTTCAGGCGTTCGCTGCGTGGCGCGCTGAGTACCTCGGCGGGCACGCCCTCTTCCTCCGTGCGGCCCTGGTGCAGAAACATCACGTGATTCGACACGTTGCGCGCAAAGCCCATTTCGTGCGTGACGACGATCATCGTGCGGCCTTCTTCGGCCAGCTTCTGCATGACCTTCAGCACTTCGCCGACCAGCTCCGGATCGAGCGCGGACGTCGGCTCGTCGAACAGCATCACATCGGGGTTCATCGCCAGCGCGCGGGCAATCGCCACTCGCTGCTGCTGGCCACCGGAGAGATGCGACGGATACTGCTTTTCCAGCCGCGGCGCGAGACCCACTTTCTCCAGATACTCTCGAGCGCGCTCTTCCGCTTCGCGACGCGACAGCCCAAGCACGTGAACCGGCGCCTCGATGATGTTCTCGATCACGTTCATGTGCGCCCACAAGTTGAAGTGCTGGAACACCATCGCGAGCTTCGTGCGGATGCGTTGCAACTGCTTGTGGTCGGCCACTTCCAGATTGCCACCGCGATCGGCCTTGGTACGCACCGTCTCGCCATCCACGACGATCTGCCCGGCGTTCGGCCGCTCCAGAAAGTTGATGCAGCGCAGGAACGTGCTCTTGCCCGACCCGCTCGCGCCGATGATGCTGATCACGTCGCCCTTGTTGGCGTTTAGCGACACGCCCTTGAGCACTTCGTTATCGCCATAGCGCTTGTGGATGTCCTGCACGGCGAGCTTGCAGGCTTCAGTCTGAGTCGTGTGGAGCAAGTCGCTCTCCCAAGGTGAATTCGAACCTGTCATGGAACATATAACAGGGGTGACGCGGTGACCCGCGGCAAAATCATGCCGCTCAATGCGGCCGCACCGCCAGATACGCCAGCCAGTGCCGCTCGGCGCGCCGGAACAACGCCACCAGCGCGAACGATACCGCAAGATAGATCAGCGCCGCGATACCGAACGCGCTGAACGAATCGTAGGTGGCCGAATTGGCGTCGCGAGCCACCTTGAGGATGTCCGGCACGGTCGCGGTGAAGGCTACGGTCGTGGCATGCAGCATCAGGATCACTTCGTTACTGTACAACGGCAGAGCACGGCGCAGCGCGGACGGCACGATGATGCGGCGGTACATGGTGAACCAGCTCATGCCGTAGGCGCGGGCCGCTTCCACTTCGCCGTGCGAGGTCGAACGGATCGCCCCCGCGAAAATCTCGGTCGTATAGGCACAGGTGTTCAACGCGAACGCGAGAATAGCGCAATGGAAACCGCTACGGAAGAACGCGTCGAGCAGTTGGTGCGAGCGCACGAACTCGAGGCTGTACATGCCCGTGTAGATCAGCAGCAACTGCACATACAAGGGCGTGCCGCGAAACACATAGGTGTAGATGCGCACCGGCGTAGACAGCCAGCGTTTCTTCGACACGCGCGCCACCGCCAGCGGGATTGAACAGACAAAGCCAATACCGATTGACGCCACCAGCAGCCACAAGGTCACCGCAAGGCCGGAGAGACGCTGACCGTCCCAGTAAAGAAAAGCCCGGCCGAATTGGGAAAGGATTTCGATCATCGTGTCTTTTCTCTCAGAGCTCGGCGTGCCGCACGCCAATCGAATAACGCTTCTCCAGCCAGATCAGGACGAGATTCGACACCGTGGTGATGGCAAGGTAGATCAGCGCGGCGATCAGGATGAAGAAGAACATGTTGAAGGTGCTCTTGCCGGCGTCCTGGGCGGCCTTGACGACGTCCGCGAGACCGATGATCGATACCAGCGCGGTCGCCTTCACCAGCACCTGCCAGTTGTTGCCAATGCCTGGCAGCGCGAAACGCATCATCTGCGGGAACAGGATGCGCGTGAATACGCGCGCCCCGCTCATGCCGTAAGCCGCGCCCGCTTCGAGCTGGCCGCGCGCTACTGCGAGGAACGCGCCGCGGAAGGTTTCGGTGAAGTACGCGCCGTAGATGAAGCCCAGCGTGATGACACCCGCCACGAACGGGTTGATGTCGAACTGCGGCAGATTCAATGCGTCGGTCAGGTCGTTGACCGCGATCTGGATGCTGTAGAACAGCAGCAACATCAGCACGAGATCGGGCACCGAACGGATCAGCGTCGTATAAGCCGTGCCGAGCACGCGCAGCGGCCGGTTGAACGAGAGTTTCGCCGCCGCACCGCCCAGCCCGAGCAGGACCGCCGCCGCAAGCGACAGGACCGACAGTTCGATCGTCTGGATC
It encodes:
- a CDS encoding ABC transporter permease gives rise to the protein MFLYGFGPVLIAGTIQTIELSVLSLAAAVLLGLGGAAAKLSFNRPLRVLGTAYTTLIRSVPDLVLMLLLFYSIQIAVNDLTDALNLPQFDINPFVAGVITLGFIYGAYFTETFRGAFLAVARGQLEAGAAYGMSGARVFTRILFPQMMRFALPGIGNNWQVLVKATALVSIIGLADVVKAAQDAGKSTFNMFFFILIAALIYLAITTVSNLVLIWLEKRYSIGVRHAEL
- the astE gene encoding succinylglutamate desuccinylase, whose protein sequence is MTSSAEHGMTHDPRNALLSDFLAYTLAGTQPSAGEAKGVCANGVRWTWLDEGILQFEPAEASGKRSVLASAGVHGDETAPIELLSGVVRDIAEGRTALTCRLLVILGNVAAMRAGCRYIDDDLNRLFSGRHSQVPNSREAPRAIALERAATQFFADASDAPGARWHVDMHTAIRASVFEQFALLPHTGAPLSRAMFEWLRDASISAVLLHTTKGNTYSHFTAQVCGAEACTLELGKVRPFGQNDLARFAGADRALRDLLAGVEDNASEPLPRVFTVIDQITKQSDAFELLVAADVPNFTPFEQGTLLARDGDYRYVVRHAEERIVFPNPTVKPGLRAGLLVIETTGATLAALA
- the astA gene encoding arginine N-succinyltransferase gives rise to the protein MIVVRVVQTGDVDALVALAQETGPGLTTFKPDRDALEARVARSRRTMEDKAAPHEAGYFFVMEDTATGDVAGVCGIESSVGLEQPFYNYRVSTVVHASQDLGIWTRMHALNISHDLTGYAEVCSLFLSPRYRTSGVGGLLSRSRFMFLAQFRERFPQRLCAELRGHFDANGTSPFWRAVGSHFYQIDFNAADYLSSHGRKAFLAELMPRYPVYVELLPQEAQDCVGLTHNDTIPARRMLESEGLRYENHVDIFDAGPVLECHIADLRTVRESVVVPVEIFALGATPEPQDGPRSLVSNTSLGDFRVGVAAGVPKDGVFRLAADEAAALDVKAGDPVRVLPLKHKQG
- a CDS encoding aspartate aminotransferase family protein; protein product: MNDQTVTRQTFDEVMVPVFSPAAFVPDRGLGSRVWDTQGRDYIDFAGGIAVTALGHAHPELLKVLSEQGGKLWHIGNGYTNEPVLRLAKRLEALTFADRAFFANSGAEANEAALKLARRVAFDRHGIEKDEIISFTQSFHGRTFFTVSVGGQPKYSEGFGPVPQGIRHLPYNDIEAAREAIGAKTCAVIVEPIQGEGGVIPADPAFLKALREACDQYGALLIFDEVQTGVGRSGTFYAYEDTGVTPDILTTAKSLGNGFPIGAMLTTNELAAHFKVGVHGTTYGGNPLGAAIADKVVELISDPKLLEGVRSRSETLKGHLAELDERFGIFKEVRGKGLLIGAELNDAFKGRAKDFVTAAGQHGVIMLMAGPDVLRFAPSLIVPLDDMSEGFARLAKAIEAVIGATAEAPAR
- a CDS encoding acetoacetate decarboxylase; translated protein: MDVKSVLDNAFAMPITSPAFPIGPYRFINREFLIITYRTDPAKLRAVVPEPLEIGEPLVHYEFIRMPDSTGFGDYTESGQVIPVSYNGVAGSYTLAMYLDDHPPIAGGRELWGFPKKLAKPVLEVHTDTLVGTLDYGPVRIATGTMGYKHRQLDLVQQKKRLEAPNFLLKVMPHVDGTPRICELVRYYLQDIDLKGAWTGPAALQLSPHALAPVAELPVLEIVEARHLLADLTLGLGEVAFDYLK
- the astD gene encoding succinylglutamate-semialdehyde dehydrogenase, whose product is MTELFIDGEWAAGTGHVFTSRNPGTGATVWEGHSASAEDVDLAVRSARDAFATWSTLSLEDRCGIVRRFAALLTERKEALAEAIGRETGKPLWEARTEVASMAAKVEISIQAYNERTGEKRTAMADGTAVLRHRPHGVVAVFGPYNFPGHLPNGHIVPALIAGNAVVFKPSELAPGVARATVEVWRDAGLPAGVLNLVQGEKDTGIALANHRQIDGLFFTGSSDTGTLLHKQFGGRPEIVLALEMGGNNPLVIGPVEDIDAAVHHTIQSAFLSAGQRCTCARRILVPNDSFGDRFIERLADVTSRITVGEYNAEPQPFMGAVISARAAARLVGAQAHLLEAGARSLLTMEQRDPQLGFVTPAILDVTNVHDLPDEEHFGPLAQIIRYANFNDAIERANDTAFGLSAGLLADDETLWTHFQRTIRAGIVNWNRPTNGASSAAPFGGTGRSGNNRPSAYYAADYCAYPMASVESAQLQMPASVSPGLHF
- a CDS encoding GlxA family transcriptional regulator: MARPSSPTRTTQVAIVALPPVSMSGVGPIVDALNLANEIDGRALYRWQVCSWDGRPVPLAGGAQWPADAAFGDAISCDWLILVSERFQQFADYRLFLASLSRVGQRTPLVTGIHHGVWWLAMAGQLSGYRVSVNWETYQQFSEQFERSIVTQQIFEIDRDRATCAGGQATVDFMLAMIARDHGPELADRIADTLGVGVLRAGEERQRIPYVTAPGERHPRLNDALLLMEANIEDPLTSDEIAGLVGVSRRQLERLFRQYLGSMPSKYYLGLRLSKARTQLQRTSKSVVQISLACGFSSAAHFSNAYRERFGVTPREDRRNWIEKQTSATGTATSEPRPAALIERPDDTAR
- a CDS encoding ABC transporter ATP-binding protein produces the protein MTGSNSPWESDLLHTTQTEACKLAVQDIHKRYGDNEVLKGVSLNANKGDVISIIGASGSGKSTFLRCINFLERPNAGQIVVDGETVRTKADRGGNLEVADHKQLQRIRTKLAMVFQHFNLWAHMNVIENIIEAPVHVLGLSRREAEERAREYLEKVGLAPRLEKQYPSHLSGGQQQRVAIARALAMNPDVMLFDEPTSALDPELVGEVLKVMQKLAEEGRTMIVVTHEMGFARNVSNHVMFLHQGRTEEEGVPAEVLSAPRSERLKQFLSGSLK
- the aruF gene encoding arginine/ornithine succinyltransferase subunit alpha, with translation MLFVRPGRLADLDALEHMARTAQPVLHSLPHDRRALEARVALSEDSFRAEVDFPGEEFYLFVLEDSETGKLLGTASIVAAAGYSEPFYAFRNDALIHASRELHVNRKIHALTMSHELTGKSRLAGFYIDPSLRGDAAAHLMSRSRMMYIAANRKRFTSEVFSLLLGVTDDDGVSPFWEAVGRKFFGRNFADIEIESGGRSRTFIAEVMPSYPVYVPLLPESAQRVLGEPDEKALLAYEIHLEEGFETDRFVDIFDAGPVLTAQIDRSACVRRNEMRTVREAAAGERGTTWLIASNRADDFRCVLAALPDEKAMGAPLPLAVRDALGVQNGDPVRCVALHQPAEEHPYELSGEAE
- the astB gene encoding N-succinylarginine dihydrolase; amino-acid sequence: MQATEANFDGLVGPTHNYAGLSFGNVASQNNEKSVANPKAAAKQGLRKMKQLAELGFHQGVLPPQERPSMRLLRELGFSGDDATVIARVAKDAPELLAAASSASAMWTANAATVSPSADTEDGRVHFTPANLCSKLHRAIEHESTRRTLRAIFAERDRFEVHEALPGTPALGDEGAANHTRFCAEYGTRGVEFFVYGRSEYRRGPEPKRYPARQTFEASRAVAQRHGLAEAATVYAQQNPDVIDAGVFHNDVIAVGNRNTLFCHELAFVEQQAVYDELRAKLGKLNAKFDVIEVPDARVGVSDAVTSYLFNSQLLTRPDGKQVLVVPQECRENPRVAEYLDGLTSHGGPIDDVLVFDLRESMKNGGGPACLRLRVVLSEAERAAVTPGVWITDTLFGRLDAWIEKHYRDRLAPADLTDPSLLLESRTALDELTQILGLGSLYDFQR
- a CDS encoding ABC transporter permease, with product MIEILSQFGRAFLYWDGQRLSGLAVTLWLLVASIGIGFVCSIPLAVARVSKKRWLSTPVRIYTYVFRGTPLYVQLLLIYTGMYSLEFVRSHQLLDAFFRSGFHCAILAFALNTCAYTTEIFAGAIRSTSHGEVEAARAYGMSWFTMYRRIIVPSALRRALPLYSNEVILMLHATTVAFTATVPDILKVARDANSATYDSFSAFGIAALIYLAVSFALVALFRRAERHWLAYLAVRPH